The Hyalangium ruber genome includes a window with the following:
- a CDS encoding SlyX family protein, protein MDESRLIELELRYMQQSELLQQLSDALYTQQRTLDALKAEVELLKRKLEGEPGLVDARQQERPPHY, encoded by the coding sequence ATGGACGAGTCGCGACTCATCGAGCTGGAACTCCGGTACATGCAGCAGTCCGAGCTGCTGCAGCAGCTCAGCGACGCGCTGTACACACAGCAGCGAACGCTGGATGCGCTGAAAGCGGAAGTGGAGCTGCTCAAGCGCAAGCTCGAGGGGGAGCCGGGGCTGGTGGACGCCCGCCAACAGGAGCGTCCACCGCACTACTAA